One genomic window of Haloferax mediterranei ATCC 33500 includes the following:
- a CDS encoding type II secretion system F family protein, translated as MTEFDAVRDDRGVGRVRSLSVLDRALYALFARHVDASRHDRDRRRYRGTDMRMSFDLYLARAYGLAWATGLFVAFPTVLVVLAVPDSTVDAVLDVLRAALPLFEHVPIPVIPRLPVAAVFALGAAVATRRAVLLVAGRYLGWRATARRENIERTLPGAVRYLHVLSSGSDGPREMLRRVAETGAYGETAIAFRSVLNTASLTGNVNEGLRRVARDTPSEGVLSPFLLKFREHAGQGDDALRNYLRMESRMLGHRQDRARERAEGFLELLAELFIVLLVLPSLLVIVLTVMSVIAPGLSEPVVTPLGQTTTRGVVVYSSAVFIIGVGLGASLLISGLRPPDQSVEYDRPTTAFNTLTTTLTNPASAAVVFVAPALLVAGVAALVGADAVGVSLAGYVAYATPVGLVGVRRARIDDAKDRELKDFVHAVSGHVSLGRPFAEAVENVGQDVDLGPLDSDVADLALNLRFTAPSSGTDVNLRTAALERFVERVGTPMAEQTIGLVVGALDGGSDTGTVFDTLQTEIGRLYHEKRALRSGLLVYVAVGWTTALLVIGITVAVNVHVFDGFAQLSSLSTSGSFAINAGAVDLERDRYRMYVVTQATMLASGWFAGTASRGRYEAFLHSAALVAACYMVYAGVGLI; from the coding sequence GTGACCGAGTTCGACGCCGTACGCGACGACCGGGGTGTCGGACGGGTCCGCTCGCTTTCGGTCCTCGACAGAGCGCTCTATGCCCTCTTCGCGAGACACGTCGACGCCTCGCGACACGACCGAGACCGTCGCCGCTACCGCGGGACAGACATGCGGATGAGTTTCGACCTCTACCTCGCGCGAGCCTACGGACTCGCGTGGGCGACCGGCTTGTTTGTCGCATTCCCGACGGTGCTCGTCGTACTCGCGGTGCCCGATTCGACCGTCGATGCCGTCCTCGACGTACTCCGCGCGGCACTGCCGCTCTTCGAGCACGTTCCGATACCCGTCATCCCGCGTCTGCCAGTGGCGGCGGTGTTCGCGCTCGGCGCGGCCGTTGCGACCCGGCGCGCCGTTCTCCTGGTCGCCGGGAGATACCTCGGGTGGCGAGCAACTGCCCGGCGAGAGAACATCGAGCGGACGCTTCCCGGTGCAGTTCGCTACCTGCACGTCCTATCGTCCGGGAGCGACGGACCGCGCGAGATGCTCCGCCGAGTCGCCGAGACCGGCGCGTACGGCGAAACGGCAATCGCCTTCCGCAGCGTCCTCAACACGGCCTCGCTGACCGGGAACGTGAACGAAGGACTCCGCCGAGTCGCCCGCGACACTCCCTCAGAGGGGGTGCTCTCGCCGTTCCTCTTGAAGTTCCGCGAACACGCCGGACAGGGCGACGACGCCCTCAGAAATTACCTCCGGATGGAGAGTCGAATGCTCGGCCACCGACAGGACCGCGCCCGCGAACGCGCCGAGGGCTTCCTCGAACTCCTCGCCGAATTGTTCATCGTGCTCCTCGTGCTGCCGTCGCTCCTCGTCATCGTCCTCACGGTGATGAGCGTCATCGCGCCCGGACTCTCCGAGCCGGTCGTCACGCCGCTCGGGCAAACCACTACTCGGGGTGTCGTCGTCTATTCGAGCGCCGTCTTCATCATCGGCGTCGGACTCGGTGCGAGCCTTCTCATTTCCGGTCTCCGGCCACCGGACCAGTCCGTCGAATACGACAGGCCAACTACGGCATTCAACACCCTCACCACGACGCTCACGAACCCGGCCAGCGCCGCGGTCGTGTTCGTGGCTCCGGCACTGCTCGTCGCCGGGGTCGCCGCCCTCGTTGGCGCGGATGCGGTCGGCGTCTCCCTCGCCGGGTACGTCGCCTACGCGACGCCGGTCGGTCTCGTGGGCGTCCGCCGCGCCCGCATCGACGACGCGAAAGACCGCGAATTGAAGGACTTCGTCCACGCCGTCTCGGGACACGTCAGTCTCGGCCGCCCCTTCGCAGAGGCAGTCGAGAACGTCGGACAGGACGTCGACCTCGGCCCGCTCGACAGCGACGTGGCCGACCTCGCGCTCAACCTTCGGTTCACCGCGCCGAGTTCCGGCACCGACGTGAACCTCCGAACCGCTGCACTCGAACGATTCGTCGAACGCGTCGGGACACCGATGGCCGAGCAAACCATCGGGCTCGTCGTCGGCGCGCTCGACGGCGGCAGCGACACCGGCACCGTCTTCGACACGCTCCAGACCGAAATCGGCCGCCTCTACCACGAAAAGCGCGCACTTCGGTCTGGGCTACTCGTCTACGTTGCCGTCGGCTGGACGACCGCGCTGTTGGTCATCGGCATCACTGTCGCCGTCAACGTCCACGTTTTCGACGGGTTCGCACAACTCTCGTCGCTCTCGACGAGCGGGTCGTTCGCCATCAACGCGGGCGCGGTCGACCTCGAACGCGACCGCTATCGGATGTACGTCGTCACGCAGGCGACCATGCTCGCCTCCGGATGGTTCGCCGGAACGGCGAGTCGAGGTCGCTACGAAGCGTTCCTTCACTCGGCTGCGCTGGTCGCCGCCTGCTACATGGTCTACGCGGGGGTCGGACTGATATGA
- a CDS encoding type II/IV secretion system ATPase subunit, translating to MPTQGENDEVEPPTPTLEFGASSTPHEEGSVPAPVPPDDPAAWYAPSVRSQYEVAADTVVTISDADHGFDYDVREPTVGARESDALETVRDHFSTVVQRRPLTREGAAARAEAGLSPKYRRIFDRLLDLTPPARRRVEHHALSDLRLLGEVTPLALDDRIEVVDAGRGDGSECLVVHTEDFAPATTAFDSDVAFADRIAAERVEHYTVPFAGYDVDVVVYRDRLLGDDRFATKYAVLEPDLVPGDTELIEECKERIWEANVDDVVSDRIGFVRDRAREFLSRRLTARNTRAWVDATKFRVQSALSEYGLTLPPVDRRFAEDRLDDLVYYVLRDYVGEGILTVPIRDPHLEDIEANRVGERVKVIPRADVTGRGGLRVPTNLVFEDETEFTNVVTQLAAADGVELNASNPSAKVNLRPGATGGDPETSDTDETIRCAVALPVISEGGPHVSIRKQSGDVLTPIDLVEGGSLSTELVTLLWLCYEHHRVVLFSGATGVGKTTLMNAHMPFIPYDHRPISIDEGSREVHLPHETGVSLTTRDHESEFKRVSMADLMTEANYLNPDVEVIAEINTPASFATFAETLNTGHGVIGTTHAADIETLVNRVIEQGLPPYLLRELDLVVFPHKVDGERYVAEVVELVPESEYNETWGRRGVIEKDGRTLHWNTIARRSPDGSFDLSYEHPQLGDDHRRVGIRLFHRIAEATDRDVEAVEREFHRKHRYVEYLVREQVTDVNQLFGFLSDLRTDEAATVERVRRRMAERTDSGATGDGRDDTEGREP from the coding sequence ATGCCTACCCAAGGTGAGAACGATGAGGTGGAGCCACCCACTCCAACCCTCGAATTTGGTGCCTCCTCGACGCCCCACGAGGAAGGCAGCGTTCCAGCACCGGTACCACCGGACGACCCTGCCGCGTGGTACGCACCGTCTGTTCGGTCCCAGTACGAAGTCGCAGCAGATACTGTCGTCACCATCAGCGACGCCGACCACGGTTTCGACTACGATGTTCGAGAGCCAACTGTCGGTGCTCGCGAGTCCGACGCTCTGGAGACTGTTCGTGACCACTTCTCGACGGTCGTCCAGCGGCGGCCGCTCACTCGCGAAGGAGCGGCCGCACGCGCTGAAGCGGGACTTTCCCCGAAATACCGGCGTATCTTCGACAGGCTACTCGACCTCACGCCGCCCGCTCGCAGGCGCGTGGAACACCATGCGCTCTCTGACCTCCGCTTACTCGGCGAGGTCACGCCGCTCGCGCTCGACGACCGAATCGAGGTCGTCGATGCTGGCCGTGGAGACGGGTCGGAGTGTCTGGTCGTTCACACCGAAGACTTCGCCCCGGCGACGACGGCATTCGATTCTGACGTGGCGTTTGCCGACCGCATCGCCGCCGAACGGGTCGAACACTACACCGTCCCCTTCGCCGGATACGACGTGGACGTGGTCGTCTACCGCGACCGACTGCTCGGCGACGACCGCTTTGCCACCAAGTACGCGGTCCTCGAACCCGACCTCGTTCCGGGTGACACCGAACTCATCGAGGAATGTAAAGAGCGAATCTGGGAAGCGAACGTCGACGATGTGGTCTCCGACCGTATCGGATTCGTCCGCGACAGGGCGCGCGAGTTCCTTTCGCGGCGACTCACCGCCCGGAACACGAGAGCGTGGGTCGACGCTACGAAGTTCCGTGTCCAGTCGGCGCTTTCAGAGTACGGGCTTACCCTGCCGCCGGTCGACCGCCGGTTCGCCGAGGACCGCCTCGACGACCTCGTCTACTACGTCCTCCGCGACTACGTCGGCGAGGGGATTCTCACGGTTCCCATCCGCGACCCGCATCTCGAAGACATCGAAGCGAACCGCGTCGGCGAACGCGTGAAGGTCATCCCGCGGGCTGACGTGACCGGCCGTGGCGGGCTTCGCGTTCCGACGAATCTCGTCTTCGAGGACGAAACGGAGTTTACGAACGTCGTGACACAACTCGCCGCAGCGGACGGCGTGGAGTTGAACGCCTCGAATCCGAGTGCGAAGGTGAATCTCCGCCCCGGTGCAACCGGTGGGGACCCCGAGACGAGCGACACCGACGAGACGATTCGGTGTGCCGTGGCGCTCCCAGTCATCTCAGAAGGCGGGCCACACGTCTCGATTCGCAAGCAGTCCGGCGACGTGCTCACCCCAATCGACCTCGTGGAGGGTGGCTCACTCTCGACAGAACTCGTGACGCTGCTTTGGCTTTGCTACGAACACCACCGCGTCGTGCTGTTCTCGGGCGCAACAGGTGTCGGCAAAACTACATTAATGAACGCGCACATGCCGTTCATTCCCTACGACCACCGGCCAATCAGCATCGACGAGGGGTCCCGTGAGGTCCACCTTCCGCACGAGACGGGCGTCTCGCTCACGACGCGCGACCACGAATCCGAGTTCAAGCGCGTCTCGATGGCCGACCTCATGACCGAGGCGAATTACCTCAATCCCGATGTCGAGGTCATCGCCGAAATCAACACGCCGGCGTCGTTCGCCACCTTCGCAGAGACGCTAAACACCGGCCACGGCGTTATCGGAACCACTCACGCCGCGGACATCGAGACGCTCGTCAACCGCGTCATCGAGCAGGGGCTACCGCCGTACCTGCTCCGCGAACTCGACCTCGTCGTGTTCCCGCACAAGGTCGACGGCGAGCGATACGTCGCCGAAGTCGTCGAACTCGTCCCCGAATCGGAGTACAACGAAACGTGGGGTCGCCGCGGCGTCATCGAGAAAGACGGCCGGACACTCCACTGGAACACCATCGCCCGTCGGTCACCCGATGGCTCGTTCGACCTCTCGTACGAACACCCGCAGTTGGGTGACGACCACCGGCGCGTCGGTATCCGATTGTTCCACCGCATCGCCGAAGCAACCGACCGAGACGTAGAGGCGGTCGAACGCGAGTTCCACCGGAAACACCGATACGTCGAGTATCTCGTCCGCGAGCAGGTGACCGACGTGAACCAACTGTTCGGGTTCCTTTCGGACCTTCGAACGGACGAGGCAGCGACCGTCGAGCGCGTCCGCCGCCGGATGGCAGAGCGCACCGACAGCGGCGCAACTGGCGACGGCCGCGACGACACCGAGGGACGAGAGCCGTGA